From Sebaldella sp. S0638:
TCGAAACTATTATATATAACAAAAACAAAATAAAAACACTCAGAACTATAATAATTGAGAATTTCTTATTAATTTTCAGTTTTTTTGAAAGTATATCTATAAACGGCATAAGACAATAAACTATTATGAATGATGAAATAAAAGGTATCAAAGCACCGATCACTATATTTACAGGCTTTCGTACATATTCATAATTTTGAAAAAATAAATATAGCGACAGCAGTACCAATACCAGTATCACTAATATCTGTCTTATTTCTCTGTATTTTCTCATTTTATACCCCTGACTTATTATTTTTATAATATTCATATATTACTTTTATTACAAGATATACCGGAATTGCTATTAAAGCACCGATTATCCCGAAAAGGCTTCCCCCTATAAGCAGCACCAAAAGGGTAGTAAGCTCATGTATTTCCACTGTTTTACTTGTTATGTACGGCACAAGAAATACTGATTCCAATGTCTGTATAAATACTATCGCCAGTAAAACTCCGATAAATATATTAAATGACTGAAGCAAGGCAAATAAACATGCCGGTATTGCACCTATTACAGGCCCTACATAAGGAACAAGGTTTGTTATCCCTATTATAACTGAAAATAAAAGGGCAAATTTTAGTCCTAATAATGAAAAAATAATATATACTAATGTTCCCACTACAAAACAGTCTATCAGCTTTCCCTTTACATATTTTCCCAATACCACATCTATGTTACGCATTATTACTATAACATCTCTTCTGTCAGCTTCCAGAACACGAAATTTCAGCTTCATTTTCAGACTCCGGTAATCTTTCATAAGTAAAAATAAAAATATAGGTGTCATAAAAATTATACTGAAAAAAGCTTTTATAAGTGAAATCCCGGAATTCAGCAGACTGAATATATATCTGAAAAACCACTCTTTCAGCTTATTTATCACTTCTGATACATCTATACTGGAATGCTCTATATACTTAGAGGCTTTCAGCTGTATTTCGCTCTGATGGTTTATTATAAAGTTTATCATGCTGTTAAACTGGCTTACCACTTCCGGCACAATTGCCAGAACCATAGCAATAAAAATAAGCATAACTACAAAATAAACTATCAGAAAAGCACTCAGTCTTTTAAGATTCAGTTTTTTTTCCAGAAATTCCACTGCCGGCTCAAGAACATAAGTAATAACAAAAGCAAGAATAAACGGTATCAAAGCGCTTAGTATCACATTTAAAAACGGTACAAAATACGGCAGAACCTTTATCATAAGAAATAAACATATCAAACATAAGACAAGTGTAATAAGCTTATCTTTTGCCTTTTCAATATCCATTAAAAATTCCTTTCACTCTTCTTATTAAAGATAAATTCAATAGGTGATCCTTCAAAACCAAAATATTCCCTGAATTTATTTTCCAGATATCTTTTATATGAAAAATGTACAAGCTCAGGATCATTAGCAAAGAATACAAATCTCGGCGGTGCTGTTCCTATCTGCGTCACATAATTTATTTTTACTGCTCTTCCTTTTCTTGTCGGCACAGGATTAACTGCAATCATTTCACCAAGTACCTGATTTAGCACTCCTGTTGATATCTTTTTGTTATATTCTTCAAATACGTCATTTATCTGATCCAGAACAGGCATAACTCTTTGTCCGGTCAAAGCCGACATTGTAATTACCGGTGCATAGCTCAAAAACGGAAGCTCTGCTTTTACCAGCTCTGTAAACTGCTTTACAGTTGTATTGTCTTTTTCTATAAGATCCCATTTATTTATGGCTATTATCAAAGGTTTTTTCTCATCATATATCAGACCGGCCACTCTTTTATCCTGCTCTGTTACAAGCTCAGTAGAATCCAGCATAAGGATACATACATTCGCTCTGCTGATTGCTTTTATTGCTCTCAGCACACTGTAATATTCTACAGCATCGTCTATTTTTGATTTTCTTCTGATTCCTGCTGTATCTATTATTCTGTATTTTCTATTTTTATATTTGAAGTCAGAATCAATAGAATCTCTTGTTGTTCCTGCGATCTCACTAACGATACTTCTTTCCTTATTTAATATCTTATTTACAAGAGATGATTTTCCGGCATTAGGTCTCCCGAGAACAGCTATACTCAGTACCTCTTCCTCCTGAACAGTATTTACTTTATCGAATTTCCCCACTACTGCATCAAGAAGATCTCCGAGATTGACTTTATGCTCCCCGGAAATACCTATCACTTCTTCAAATCCAAGACCAAAAAATTCATAAATTCTTTCCTGATTTTTTATATAATCATCTATTTTGTTCACGGCTACTATGACTTTCTTATCTTTCTTTCTCAAAACAGAGGCCACTTCCTCATCCAGACCAGTTATTCCGTATTTCCCGTCTACAAGAAAGATAACTACATCTGCCTCGTCTATAGCTACCTGAGCCTGATCTTTTATTTTGCTCATAATAAAATCCTGAGTCTTAGGCTCCAGACCTCCTGTATCTACCAGAGTAAAATCTTTTCCTGACCATTCCACATCTCTATATAATCTGTCCCTTGTAACTCCGGGCTCATCTTTTACTATCGATAATCTTTCACCTATAAGCTTGTTAAAAAGCGTTGACTTTCCTACATTAGGTCTCCCGACTATTGCAACTATTGGTTTCATAATCTTCTCCTTTTTTTCCTGTTATGTAATTATATCATATTATTTAGTTTTCTGGGCTAGTTTTTTATATTTTCGTTTATAATTTCTTACAGTTTTTAATTTTATTCCGGCATATAAAAATTCAGCACAACAAACAGCTGTTTCACTGCACAGAATCACCCTTTTCATACTTCTATTTTGTTCTCTCTTTATACTCCTCACCCCATACAGTCATTACGTCAAGAACCGGTTTCAGGCTGTATCCTGTTTCTGTCAAAGTATATTCTACCTTAGGCGGTACTTCTGCATATACTTTTCTTGCAACCAGACCATTTGTTTCCATTGTACGCAGATTTGAAGTCAGTACCTTCTGCGATACACCATTAATCCCTTTTTTCAATTCTCCAAAACGCTTTGTTCCATCCATTAAATCACGTAAAATCAATACTTTCCATTTATCTCCGATTAATTGCAGTGTTGCCTCAACGGGACATGCAGGTAATTCTTTTTTCATTTTCATTCCTCCAAAAGTCTTTATTTATCATAATAGTTTCTTAATGGTAACTATAGCACAAAAAAGTGCTTACTTTACAATTTATCCATACTATTATAATATATCACTATAGATAAAAAATCAAATAAATATTCAGGAGGATAAATTATGAAAATAGCAATCATCGGAGCAAATGGAAAAGCAGGAAGACTATTAGCAGAAGAAGCTTTGGAAAGAGGACACGACGTAACGGCTGTAGCACGTGACAGCAGCAAGATCAACAGTAAAAAAGTCAAAATTATGGAAAAAGATTTATTTAGTCTTACATATGATGATCTAAAAGATAACGATTGTTCTGGTATACTAAAGTTGAAACAGCAAGTGATAGTTTGATAAAATTAAATTATTAAAGGAGCTGTTTAAAAATGACTAAAAAAATAAAATATGATCAGGAATTAAAAAATCATATCATAAGGCTACACTTAGAAGAGGGCAGAACAATAAAGAGTTTAACAGAAGAATATAAACTGGGAAAAGGTACCATAAGATACTGGCTACATCATAGAAGCAAAGAATGCCAAACAAATATTGAAATAAAAAATGAAAATGATTCATATAGAAAAATTATGAAATTACAAAAAGAATTAGCTGAAGTAAAAAAGGAGAATGATTTCCTAAAAAAAGCAGCGGCATTCTTTGCAAAGGAACTAGACTAGAACAGTATATATTTATCAAACTAAACTCTTTAAAATATGGTCTTAGATGGTTACTTAGAAAATTCGCTATATCATCTAATGCTTACTACAATTACTTAAAACATAGAAAAAAAGATTACGAATCAAGAAAACTTAATATTTTAAAAAGAATAGAAGAGATTTACCATCAGAATCATGGAAATCCAGGCTATAGAATGATGCATGACTATTTAAATTTAGAAGGAATTCTCGTTTCAAGGTCGACTGTGTACAGATATATGAAAGAATTAGGAATTAAAGCAATTATTAACAAAAGGAAACCGTTGTATATGAAGAGAAAAGCTCATAAAATATTTGAAAATATAATTAATAGAAATTTTAATGTAGATCAGCCTAATAAACTATGGTGTACTGATTTTACATATTTGCCTATGTCTAATGGAAAAATGAGATATAATTGTACAATTATTGATTTATATAACAGAGAAGTTATTGCTACTCTTAACAGTAACCGTATATCTGCAGAATTAGCTGTAGAGACTTTAAAGATAGCTATGAAAAGAAGGAAGAATTTTAAAAATGTAATTCTTCATAGTGATCGGGGCAGTCAGTACACTTCAAAGGAATTTATAAATTTTTGCTGTAAAAATGATATTAAACAAAGTATGAGTCGTGGTGGATGTCCATATGACAATGCAGTTATCGAAAGATTTTTCAATACATTTAAAAATGAATTTTTTAATTTATATTCATTTAATGACTGTGGAATATTGGAGGGAGTGTGCAAGAAAGTCTGTAAATTAAATCTGATATAATAAAAGATTTGTTTTT
This genomic window contains:
- a CDS encoding AI-2E family transporter, with protein sequence MDIEKAKDKLITLVLCLICLFLMIKVLPYFVPFLNVILSALIPFILAFVITYVLEPAVEFLEKKLNLKRLSAFLIVYFVVMLIFIAMVLAIVPEVVSQFNSMINFIINHQSEIQLKASKYIEHSSIDVSEVINKLKEWFFRYIFSLLNSGISLIKAFFSIIFMTPIFLFLLMKDYRSLKMKLKFRVLEADRRDVIVIMRNIDVVLGKYVKGKLIDCFVVGTLVYIIFSLLGLKFALLFSVIIGITNLVPYVGPVIGAIPACLFALLQSFNIFIGVLLAIVFIQTLESVFLVPYITSKTVEIHELTTLLVLLIGGSLFGIIGALIAIPVYLVIKVIYEYYKNNKSGV
- a CDS encoding IS3 family transposase — its product is MKLNSLKYGLRWLLRKFAISSNAYYNYLKHRKKDYESRKLNILKRIEEIYHQNHGNPGYRMMHDYLNLEGILVSRSTVYRYMKELGIKAIINKRKPLYMKRKAHKIFENIINRNFNVDQPNKLWCTDFTYLPMSNGKMRYNCTIIDLYNREVIATLNSNRISAELAVETLKIAMKRRKNFKNVILHSDRGSQYTSKEFINFCCKNDIKQSMSRGGCPYDNAVIERFFNTFKNEFFNLYSFNDCGILEGVCKKVCKLNLI
- the der gene encoding ribosome biogenesis GTPase Der is translated as MKPIVAIVGRPNVGKSTLFNKLIGERLSIVKDEPGVTRDRLYRDVEWSGKDFTLVDTGGLEPKTQDFIMSKIKDQAQVAIDEADVVIFLVDGKYGITGLDEEVASVLRKKDKKVIVAVNKIDDYIKNQERIYEFFGLGFEEVIGISGEHKVNLGDLLDAVVGKFDKVNTVQEEEVLSIAVLGRPNAGKSSLVNKILNKERSIVSEIAGTTRDSIDSDFKYKNRKYRIIDTAGIRRKSKIDDAVEYYSVLRAIKAISRANVCILMLDSTELVTEQDKRVAGLIYDEKKPLIIAINKWDLIEKDNTTVKQFTELVKAELPFLSYAPVITMSALTGQRVMPVLDQINDVFEEYNKKISTGVLNQVLGEMIAVNPVPTRKGRAVKINYVTQIGTAPPRFVFFANDPELVHFSYKRYLENKFREYFGFEGSPIEFIFNKKSERNF
- a CDS encoding NAD(P)H-binding protein produces the protein MKIAIIGANGKAGRLLAEEALERGHDVTAVARDSSKINSKKVKIMEKDLFSLTYDDLKDNDCSGILKLKQQVIV
- a CDS encoding winged helix-turn-helix transcriptional regulator → MKKELPACPVEATLQLIGDKWKVLILRDLMDGTKRFGELKKGINGVSQKVLTSNLRTMETNGLVARKVYAEVPPKVEYTLTETGYSLKPVLDVMTVWGEEYKERTK
- a CDS encoding transposase, which encodes MTKKIKYDQELKNHIIRLHLEEGRTIKSLTEEYKLGKGTIRYWLHHRSKECQTNIEIKNENDSYRKIMKLQKELAEVKKENDFLKKAAAFFAKELD